The stretch of DNA TCAATCTCTCTATGATAGATGTTTGAAGGACTTAGTAACATGTTGGATAAAACTGATGACAGGTGGTGGACTACAAAAGGCCAACGCATGAGGAAGTTATGAGTACCTTCAAGCCTTACCTTAATCGAAGTATAACATCCACCAAAATGTAAATCGTCTAAAATAGTGAATATTGTGGGGATGGACCTTGTggattttactttatttaaaaatcgTGTACAATTTGCATTCAGTAGAAGTTTGGTCCTTGTTAATGGAATGACAGTAAGAACTTCCAAATTAAATGGAGGatggatttgaaaaatcatGCATTAATTTGTCCATGCTCAGGGCATCAACTGATTTAACTTACAATTTCTAAAGGATGCCAACAAATCGTCTTCTTTGACAGCCTGATGAACAGATGTTTGGATCTTTgattcaattcattttttttttatataattttgtaattttatcttttattggAATGTTCCAAAAtcaaccaataataataataaattttttttttaatactcaGGAGCTCTACACTAcaaacttgtttttattttttatcttcttattcTAGGATGTTGTATGAGAGATGCTAGGGAGCCGATTTGGGCTTCCGGTTTTCTCTCCCATCTGACGTGGGAAGGCCAACTAGCCTatccctttttttgtttttttttttggtcttccCACTTCTCCCCAATAGATGAAATACACGAAAAAATATTACCTATTcatgttaataatataattgtttaagTCTACTTTTTTCGTTTCATGTATTTCTTGTGACTTTagcattattagtttaataaaataacattatcATGTTAACTgtttgtaaaatgaaaagaagaaaaactatcaTTTTATCATCTAGAATTGTTATACaaagatattatacaaaatatataaatttattttgtaataaaaataactttacaatctgatgtacAAACTGATAAACTGatagattttcttcttttcatttttcaaacagTAAACATGACAATGTtgctttattaaattaataatgctAAAGTCAAAGGaaatacatgaaaagaaaaaagtggacTTAAACAGTTATATTATTtacatgaataatttttttcgtGTATTCACTATTCACCCCGTGGTGAGAAATgggaagataaaaaaaaaagaaaaaaaagaaaaaaaaaaaaaaaagaggaaaggtCAGTTGGTCTTCCCACGTCagacgagagagagaaatcTCACGTCAAACGGGAAAGAAAAACGGAGCCCAGATCGGGCTCCCTATCATTTCTCATGTTGTATAGGATTGCTGATTAGAATTTTTCGTAATAAAAAAGCAAGCTTTTGAAATAGGTGAGGTGTGGAAGATTATGTTTGAGATATCATATTAAACAATATCCAATGAAGTCTCACCGAGCGATTTCATATGGGGGGAATCAATTGCAACATCCGTCATCTTGATAGCCATATCAAAGTTAGATTCAAACCCCTCCCCTCCTTTTCTCTGTCCCTCTAAATACAGACTTTTACGTGGGGGATAAATGTTAAAAGCCTGCATTGCCACTATGAGGGGGTACTGAACCAATCGGCCGATTTTCACCAGATTCTGACCTTGAACTCAAGGTGGTCGGGAATTTAGTCACAACCTTTCCGCTCAGCCACTTGGGTTGAGGTTTAAAACTCTCACACATTTACTCAGCAATCAAATGAAAGCACATTAACCTAAGTACTTCATCTGCATGAACTTCTACAGTGAGTTCAcaataaactataaaaaaaaacggAGTACTGTACTCATAACAAAAACTGTTTTGCAAATGCGTGTCTTGCTTTAGAATGATCATAAATCGACCATACCAATGACTTTTAAATGTCTGATGCAAACTAATGGTAAAGAACCAAAGTTACCAAACCCAGTGGTCCAGATTTTTGTTTCTCCCACCAAATGACAAATGCTAGTATAATAAACTGCAGCAGTTTTCAACTCCGTTACACATTTATCCACTtaatcattctctctctctctctctctctctctctcattctctctctcacacacacacacttgatTGGCACCAGATAATTTTGCACTTATGACATTTGGACTCATCTGGCACAGCATTGATATTTCCCTTTTAGCCACTGCCGTCAAGTTGTCCATGAGAGAGAAGGTGTGCCATGTATTGCTGCAACAACAGAATAAAATGCAGTAGTTGTTACTTGTTAGAGAACACCACAACGAAGGGTTTTCGTCTATACAGAACCCATTCAAAGATAGAATTCTTAATTTTTCGTGTAACAACACTGTCAAAATAGATTTCTAAGTTAATGACGAGTCTATGTATACAAATTGGCAAAATCATTGTTGGTAGGAGTTTTAAGGATCTTTTGCTTTTCCGAGATACATTATACAaatgaaatcttttttattttaaaggaagTTTGATGGGGATAGGATAACGGCGTTCATAAATTCTTGATGATAACTCCCTCCCAAATCATCCCAACAACAATCCTTAAGATGCTATCGTTTTTGCAATGCAAACATATGAAAAGTAATAACACATGCCAGATAAGGAGTGGGCCTGCCAAGTTCACAGGAACCATGAACATTCTTTCTGTTGTTTATGTTTCTTTCAGCCTCAAATTTCCTGGAGTCAGAGTAACTTTTGTTTCTCCATTAATCTTCTTGAAAAATCTCATCTTTGTGCCCCTTTCAACAAAAACACCAAATTACCCCCAAACAAAATGTTAAGATTACATGTTACTCAAGAACAAGTAGCCATAAGTGATCTTTAAGAAGCCATTTAATTAAGGCCAATTTGACTGTCATCTAAACTTTTGTTAAGAACTTAAAtgtacaaatattttttgctATAATAGGATCATTAATGATGACCTCATAGGACAAACTGCTGAATCAATTGATGGTGCCATATAAACATCCacaatggaaagaaaaataaatttgtaacggggaaattttttttacttttttattagtGCAAGGGAAAAAACCATTatacataattggtcaatcggTTTTCATCTGCAAATAAAACCAATCATACCATACAGATGCAAAAACCGAGAAGAAGGAACTAGTGTTGGAGTACTTACTGCATGATACGAGTATGGCGATTTTCCTTGACGCTCGAAGTGTTTCGCCATGATGCAGTACTCGATTGGACCCCAGTCTTCCGCTTCGAAACAATTGCCAAGTGCAGCTTTATATAACTAACGAAAAATAAACCCAACTATATCACCAGaaataaaaactcaaagaaAGACCGGAAATTATCTCAGTAAGCGACAGAAAGCCACATCCAAAAACTACGAATTCGAACGTGGAATCGTATATTTCACAAACCAACCTTAGCAGTGTCGGTCAAGAGCTCAGTTCCAGCAGGGTAAGACGCATAGAATTGGTCAGCTCTAGAATACCCGGCTCTCGTTCTGTAAACCCACAAATCCAAAAAGCCCACAAATAGAAAAGTGCAATAATCAATATAAGCAGCAGACCCATGACATGTTTAGCATAATAAAGGAGTTTAAAGTGGTACCGTACTCACGTATTACTTGTGTAAGCATAGCTCAGGACCGCAACGAAGCAGTAGAATCCGGTATAGGACACGATCCTCCGAAACTTCTGAATCTTTATAATCTCTTTGAAACCATCGTATAGTCTCATCGCCGATGGCACAAAAATGGTCCCTGAAAGCCAGAATGTCTAACGTCTCGGGTAGACATTTAATCAAACAGCTCATGTGCATAAAATTTCGGGTGCTAAGTCTTTACCTGTTCAACGAATTTGGTGAGATCTCAGGTTCTAACTGCTTTCTTAACCTTACCCAGTTACCTGCTTGGTTCCTTCTACCATATGAATCTTGGTGTTGGTTTCTAAAGTAGAAGAAATTGAGATTACGAAGGAACGGTGTTTCGAAGTTTGGAGGACTCGGTGTGATGTGATTTGGTGGATTTTGTGGGAGTAAAATTgtgtagtttttttatttttgtttaatgattaagaatattaaaaaaatacttaaaataaaaataaaaaatttataactaacgGTATGCCCAGCGATAAACGTTGGGCAGCCGCTGGCATGATCCTTTATTGGTTCTCTGGAGCTTTTATCCGGTACTGATTTCGAAGGTTTAGAAAGAAACATAAACACTACTAcggattatataaaatgatagaaaaattttatttaccatTTCTGcatatcacatattatatttttttttcttatcaaatatgtggtgtatggatgatgagtaaaaaaatttaataagcTTAATAAgcttaaaatgaataaaataataaataaatgtgatgTATGCTATATAAGTAGCAAAGTTCAAAATGATATGGTGCTCGTGAATAGTAAATTCGAATGTAATTGTGcccttaaaattgttttttcatttaaagcttttcagcaaagaaaaaaagagagttgtCCCATGAGCAGTAAGTTTTTGTCATGGAGAAGGCAATTTACTATTTAGTCCTCGATcgcttttataaaatttctcaactcatctcatgattcatctcatttcatttaattattaaaattttttcaaatttttacataaaacaaaataaacaattcaacttttttaaatttcaaaatataaataatattaaaaatatatattctactaatattttattcaagttttaactttatctcaacttgtcttatctcatctgtgaaaacaaacgagaccttaatccttaaaaattcatctttttgtttcttttagattgcattttatattttttttatagataaataatttcattaaataactAGAAGAGAAGTACGTCGGGAGGGGTGGGTTCCCAAAAATTACCCTAAAAAAGTAGATACTagacaagaaataataataataataataataataaacacttATAGTTAAATAGTGCCTTCGACTTCTAGAGAGGACGtctcccttctctctagaaaactcAATCCTTCTGAGTGTTTCCGTCGGAGAGGAGGGTGGAGCTGTGTCTCTTACCTTCCTTTCCATTCCCTTTCCGAAACCgctttgtgtatatacttttatggtagtatttttttttctctctcccctccaCCGGTTCGGTTTTGATTAGATCTATTGCTCTTCAGAGACCACCTGTTGACACACACCCCACCATGCAAACCTACAGCCATCGATCTTCTGGAATGACACAGAACAATTGCAAAAATGTCAGTGCGTGACCTGCACGTGTGGCTTGCTTTCGCGGGTGGCCTTCATGCGCCACCGCGCCCCAACGAGCCCGCCAATTACACGCGCTACACCAGCAGATTCCCCATATAGAGATCTTTTAGATTTGCTCCACCTTACCTCTCAACCATCGGCACGTGGCCTCCATGCACACTACAGTAGAGTGGGAAGACAGATAATCCACCACTGATCAGTCTATCTGATACCGTGCTTTCTACTATGTCAACGCAACGATGATCTTAAAAAAAGGAATACAGATCCATTCAAGATATATCTCAAGACAAAAAAGTGTAGTACATCTACTTCCACTGCCTCTAGTGGTGTTGTCACAGTTTGCATGGCTATGCGAATTGGAAAAAATCATCTTTTTAGACAGTGCCTTCTTTATAGGGCAATGGTGAGGACCAAGAAATTGGttccaaaatcttttttttttcctccacctTTGCActgtgattattattttagggCGTTTGTTGGGAAATCTCACCCCCTCCTTATGTATCATGTTTTCCTTATCTGAATGAAAATTTGTTTGCttagaagaaataataataatagtaaacaAATCGgaaaagggtaccaaatgaTGGTTTGGTGAGGGGAGGTGAAAGTGTGTGAGACCCGTACGTGCTAGAGTTGGCTTGTGTGGATTAGGGGTGAGCATTGACTTAGTTGCAGTCAGATTCTCCTAAATTTCATTCGACTCCGATTTTGTCAGAGTTCAAATCCGAACTTTGACTTGTGTAGACTTTGATTCAACTTTGACTGCGACTAGTCGGAACGGAGTCAGATTTGGACCTTTTTTTAGTTTCATGTTtagcctattttttttaaaaaaaattcttttgtggactttcaaatttaagttttttcaaaaatttaaaaactaaaactaaaaaattcaccgctaatttacttctatactaatatctaacttatttttatattaaacttatactatagtgtttaattatatgttattatactatagtattacatataaTTTGTAGTACCtaattacataatattatatatagtattatagtagtgtctaacttatttataacgtATTTCTACACTAgatttatttctaacttaattatatactagacctTCTAGTgcctaattacatgttattatactttaataaattagtatatgtgttattaactttgtatactagacttatttatattcttgATTATGGATGGTAGTAATACTacgatatttacatatactaaactatcatcagtatatttatattatagtataagtatgtTATTCTATAATAATTGGCTCATACTactatattattgaatttatctataagttctagttatgtaattatactattatatatgataaatatatagataaatatatatgtttttttatagcatatgtacaatatcggagtCGGATTCAAAGTCGGGGGGCAAAGTAGGAGTCGGAGCATAAAGTTAGAGTCGGAGTCAGTCTAGCGACACCTCCAACTTTGACTccgattgaaaaattaaaaaaaaaaatccgactTCATTTTTTGGAGTTAGAGCGGAtttagattttcaaatttttgctcagccctagtgTGAATTAGGCGCGCGTTGGTTCAAGATATAGCTGATATCaccaaaaagaagatgaagaggggGGTGCAAAGGGTTGATGGTCTATGTGGCTTGTAATAAggattgctttttttttttttcatcatcctacaaatacaaaaaaaaaaaaaaaaaaaaaccctaaaaacgCATAAACACAATAAGGGAAATGAGGAAGTTGGCTGAAAATTAGAGTTTTTGGTATTGAGGGGATGAAGTCTTTTGCCTGGAGACAATCCTCTATGGAAGGCAGTGGTGGCTAGGGCAAAAAGACAATAGgttgagagaaaatggaggacaATTTTTCTACTTGTATTACATATCTTTTGTTGAATAGCACTCCCTTACCCCCCACccctccaaaaaataaaaaa from Juglans microcarpa x Juglans regia isolate MS1-56 chromosome 3S, Jm3101_v1.0, whole genome shotgun sequence encodes:
- the LOC121257791 gene encoding uncharacterized protein LOC121257791; this translates as MRLYDGFKEIIKIQKFRRIVSYTGFYCFVAVLSYAYTSNTTRAGYSRADQFYASYPAGTELLTDTAKLYKAALGNCFEAEDWGPIEYCIMAKHFERQGKSPYSYHAQYMAHLLSHGQLDGSG